TTCGTGCACGACGCCAAGATTTCTAATAAGCCAAAGCAAGATCGCAGGCACGAATAAAACCTTCGTAAAAAACGCCACGACCGCCCATGTAGATAGTTGCTCGGCGTTAAATTTAGACGACAACGCAAAAAATATCCCGACTAATAGTAGCGTCTGGACTCCGTAAACTATGACGGATAGCTTTAAGCTTCTTAGCCCGAAAACCGCCAAAGACGTTACCATCATACAGATAGCCAAAGTATCTAAAATATTCATCTCACACCCCCACGACGTAAAGCGTCAAAGCCGCAAAAGATATAGCTAGAGCAGCTAGAGCGTTTTTACGTAAGCTCGAAGTCATCTGGAACCTAGGTCCGAAGTTATCTATAAACACGGCCGCTACGTAAAACACTCCCGTTTTTAAGACGAAGATTATCACGGCTAAAAACGGATTGCTAAAATTCCACGGCTCGAAAATCGAAAGGAAAAGTCCGATCATCGCAAATTGTTTTAAGATAAGCGAAGCTTGAACTAGGCCTAAATCAGAGCCCGCGTATTCGCCTAGCAAGCCTTCTTGCAACTCTTGCTCGGCTTCTGCTAGGTCAAAAGGCTTTCTGCCGGTTTCAACGTATATGCACCACAAAAACGCTATCGAAGCGACCGCAAAGCTTGGGATCTGGTATCCGATCTGGCCGCTTTTTACCATTGATTGGATTTCTACTAAATTTGACGTTCCGGCCGCAAGCATAACGACGATTAGGCACATTATCATCACCGGCTCTACGTAGACGGCTAGCATCTGCTCTCTACCGCCGCCGGTGGCCGCAAACGGGTTGCCGCTATCCATAGAAGCAGCGCCGAAAACAAAGCGAAGTAGCGCACCTAGGTAAAGGATCACGAATATGTCCGAATACGCTCCAAAAATCGTGCTTTTACTATAAGTAATAGGAATAGCCGCTAGTATCGCCGCCGAAGTAGCAAACAAGAAAAACGGAGCCTGCCTAAATACCCAGTGAGAGCATGCAGGCACGGTTCTACCGCGTCTAAAAAGCTTTATGATGTCGCGATACGTCTGGAAAAAATCGCTACCTTGTTTTGATTGCAGTTTGGCTCTTAGTTTCCTAGCCATACCGTCAAACAAGGGCGCAACCAAGACGATGACGACTACTTGAAATATCATCAAAAGTATAGTCTGTAAAATTTCCATCTCACGCCCCCTATATCAAAAAGTAGCTAACCGCTAGTATCGCACAAAGATATATGAGGATATATAGCGCGTAAACGTTGGTGTAGCCGCTTTGCATTATGCCTATTTTATCGGCGACCTTTTCGGTAAATTTAATCACCGGCTCGTAAAATAGCCCCCACCAGATATCTTTTGGATGGTTGTGATACTCGACCGGGTTAAAATAGCCTTTAGTCACGACTTTTCTCTCGCCTTTAAACAGCCAGTTCATTATGCGTCTTAGATCGCCCGTGAAAGGACCGCCCGTCATTTGCATGCGAGAGCTATACTTAAATCCGCAAGCCCAAGGATCGGTCTCGCGAGGTTTCTCGCGGTTTGCTTTCATCACGGCTAAAATCGCAAAAGGCAAAACCATAGTAGAACACAAGATGATGGCTATAAGCGGAGTTGAAACGACGCTGCCTAAATTTGAGGTCAAATTTATACCGTGGCTAGCTACGTAACCGCCTGCGCCGCCTATGGAATTTACGGCCGTTTGGATGTAGCCGACGACTACGTTAGCTCCGATACCAAAGCCTATACAGCCGATCATTAGCACGATCATGCCAAGCACCATAAATATCGGGCTTTCTTTTGCGTTTTCCCAAATTTTCTGATCTCTTGGAGTTCCCGCAAAGATTACTGCATAAAGCTTAAGGTGCATGCCGACTAACACACCCGTAAGCGCTAGCGCAACGACTGAAAGCGTAAAGGCGTATCTAGTAAAGATGCCCTGCTCTAGCGCGCCTTGAAGCATACCTTGATAGGTAAACCACTCGGATACGAAGCCGTTAACGGGAGGAAGCGCCGCGATACCCATGATACCGATAAACATACCAACGGAAGTCCAAGGCATCTTTTTAGCTAGGCCGCCTAGCACGTCCATATCACGAGTGTGCGTAGCGTGCAAAACCGAACCCGCGCAAAGAAACAAAAGTCCTTTAAATATCGCGTGGTTAACCACGTGGTAGCATCCGGCTAAAAATCCGATCGCAGCAAGAGTCATATTTCCCGCGGCTAGGCCGTATAGGCCGGTGCCAAGACCGAGCAAGATGATGCCGATGTTTTCGACAGAGTGATAGGCAAGAAGCGCTTTGTAGTCGTGCTGACAAAGAGCGTAAAGAACGCCAAACAGCGAACTAGCGGCGCCCAAAATCAAAACGGTCAAGCCAAAGTAAATGCTTAAAGGCAAGAAAAGCGTAAATTTAACTAGAGTAAATAGCGCAACCTTTATCATTACGCCGCTCATTAGAGCAGAGACGTTTGAAGGAGCGGCCGGGTGAGCCATCGGTAGCCATACGTGAAACGGCCACATGCCCGCTTTGCTGCCAAAACCGACCAAAAATAGTATAAACACCACGACGCTGGCCGCAGTCGGCATATTTAGGTGGGCAAATTTGCTAAATTCGGCGCTGCCGGCGTAGTGAGCCATTATTAGCAGTCCGCAAGTGATACAAAACGCGCCGACTTGAGCTATGCCAAGATACACCATCACCGCTTTTAGCGTGCCTTTGCCGTCGTTTACGAGGATGAGGAAAGACGAGATAAGCGTCATAAGCTCCCACAAAACGATGAAGCAAAATACGTTATTTGCGCTGATGACTAGAAGCATCGAAAGGATGAAAAGGTTAAACAAACAGGCAAAAACGCCTACGCTTGCTTTTTTTATGTATTCTTCCGCGTAGCTCATACCGTAGACGCTGCTGGCAAAGCCGATAAAGACGACTACGAAGCTAAAGAAATTTCCAAGCGGAGTTAGCTCGAATTTCGGCGTATACAAAAAATCGCCGCCAAGAGCGAAGCCCTGTATCGTTCCCATATGCGCCACAAAGTAGCAAAGCGCGTAAAAACAGCTGATCGCGCTTAGTCCAAAGCCGATTTTTACGGCTGATTTTTGAGCGCCGTAGAGCAGGATGCTAACGGCGGCGCTAACTAAGAAAAGCAGATACACACCTACCATCTCGCACCCCCTTTTGCGCCGCTATTTTCGTCGTTCATAGCGCGCGAATTTGACGCCGCTTGCTCTCTTGCCTGCTCGCTAGGAGTTTTGTCAAGCTCCTTGATGACGATGACGTCGCCCTCGCCGTCCACGTCCTGAGCGCCGATATCGGCTAAAACGTGAGGCTCTTTTAAATTTCCGCTTCCGCGTAAAATTTTATCGACGAAAGCCTGAGCCGCCTCTTGCTCGATCTTGTTGCCAAGCTTGTGATGGCTGTGCAAAGGATCGACCATGATGATGGCGCTGGTCGGACAAACCTCGACGCACGCAGGGCCGTTTTCGCGTCCGAAGCACATATCGCACTTTATCGCGGTGTTTTTCGCGCCGGCTTGACTTTCGATTTCGAGGTAGTATTTGGGCTCTACCGCGTAATTAACCGACGGCATGAGCTCGGCACTTGAGCTTATCGCGCCGTAAGGGCAAGCGATAGTGCAGAGTTTGCAGCCTATACAAATCTCTTCGTGAAGCTCGATGTAGTTGTCGTCAAACCTTAGCGCCCCGGTAGGGCACACGTTCGCGCAAGGACCGTCATCGCACTGGCGACACTGCGTCGGCATGACGCCCTTTGCCTGGCGCAATACAGTTAGCCTAGCCTTTGAGAGCTTGCCGCGCTCATAGGCGCTACGGAAACATGCCGCCATGCAAGTAGCGCAACCGATACAACGTTTGTAATCGGCGATCACAAATTTATGTCGTTTCATAAATTCTCCCTTCTACTTGTTTTTTGATTCTTGATTACTCTTAAATCTTGAAGCAATTTTATTACTTTTAAAAATTTATTTCCGTCATCTGTCTGACGAATTTTGTATTTTTTAGATTAATTTTTATGAATTATTTATTTTTAAGTTTATTTTTAAATTTACGGTGATATAGGCTTTCTTTTAAACTTATGCGAATATAAAAATATTACGCACGAACTATCAGGTACTAAAAGAGAGCATTTTAGTCCTAAAATATTTTAAAAAACTTAAGCAAAAATTTAAGTATAAATTTTAAAATTTTAGCTCTTACGAATTTAAACTCGTAATAACTAATACTAAATTTACGCCTTTTAGGTTCGCGGTCCGAATTGGTTAAATTTACGTTCGCCCAAGCCGGCCCAAAACGCGCGGCCTAAGATAAATTCGCTATTTTAATCGGTAAATTTGCGTGATTTTTATCTGTTTTTAGATAAAATCCGCCAAAAATTTAAAGGTAAATTTAATGCAAGAATATGACATCATCGTCGTCGGAGGCGGCCACGCGGGCATAGAAGCGGCTTTGGCGCCCGCAAGAATGGGCAAAAAAACGCTGCTAATCACCATCCTAGCCGAGCAAATCGGCGCGACTAGCTGTAATCCCGCAGTGGGCGGCCTAGCCAAAGGCCATCTGGTAAAAGAACTCGACGCGCTGGGCGGACAAATGGGGCTAACGACCGATGCCGTAGGCATACAATTTCGCGTGCTAAACGAGAGTAAGGGCCCCGCCGTCCGCGGCAGCCGCGCTCAAATCGACATGGATAGATACCGCGTCTATATGCGAAATTTACTGCTAAATACGCCAAATCTCGACGTCACGCAAGAAATCGCGACGCAAATTTTAACGCAAAACGGGCAAATATCTGGCGTAAAAACCCACCTAGGCAACGAGTATAAAACTAGCAAACTCATTATCACGACGGGCACTTTTTTAAACGGGCTAATTCACGTCGGATTTAACAAGCTGCAAGCCGGCCGCGTGGGCGAGTTTAGCTCGGTAAATTTAAGCCAAAGCCTAAGAGACCACGGCTTTACGCTAGGACGGCTAAAAACGGGAACCTGCCCCCGAGTGGATGCTAAAAGCATAGATTTTAGCGCGCTTGAAGTCCAAGACGGCGACGCAAATCCCGTCCCGTTTAGCTTCCGCACGCAAGACTTCGCGCCTACGCAGCTGCCCTGCTACATCGCCTACACCAACGAAACCACGCACGAGATTATCCGCTCAAATTTCGACAAAGCGCCGCTTTTTACGGGGCAGATAGAAGGCGTAGGTCCTCGCTACTGCCCGAGCATCGAGGATAAGATAAATAGATTCGGCGACCGCGATAGGCATCATCTTTTTATCGAGCCGCAGACGGCTAGCGCGACGGAGTACTATATCAACGGCTTTTCTACGAGCCTGCCTTACGACGTGCAAGTAGCGATGCTGCGCTCGGTCAAGGGCTTTGAAAACGCGCGCATCGTGCGCCACGGCTACGCGATCGAGTACGACTACGCGCCGCCTACGCAGCTAAAACACAGCCTAGAAACCAAGCTTGTCGGCGGGCTTTATTTCGCAGGGCAGATAAACGGCACGACTGGCTACGAGGAGGCTGCCGCGCAGGGGCTGATGGCGGGCATAAACGCAGCTCTCGCGCTTGAGGGCAAAGAGCCGCTCGTTCTTCGCCGCGACGAAGCGTACATCGGCGTTTTGATCGACGATCTAGTCACCAAAGGCACGAAAGAGCCCTACCGCATGTTTACCTCGCGCGCCGAGTACAGGCTGTTGCTGCGCGAGGATAACGCCGTGCTGCGCCTTAGCGGCTATGGGAGGCAGCTTGGGCTCATAGACGCTAAAACATACGAGAGAGTCGAGAAAATCCGCCAAAATTTAGCGCGCGGGCTAGCGTATCTAAACGAAACCGTAATCACGCCCTCAAAGCAAAATTTAGCCCTTTTAGAAAGCCTAGGCGAGGATATAATCAGCCAAAACGTAAGCCTGCAAAAAATCGTAGCGCGCAAGAGCTTCACGCGCGAAAAGCTGCAAAATTTAGACGAAATTTTCGCCGGCATGGACGAGGCGAGCTTGGAGCAAATTTTAGTCGAGGCGAAGTATCAGCACTACATCGCCGAGCAAAAAAACCAAATAGAGCGCATGAAAGATATGCTGCAAGTGCGTATCCCGGAGGGTTTTAGCTTCCGCGGTATCAGCGGGCTAAGCAACGAAGTGGTCGAAAAGCTGGAAACCTTTAATCCGCCGACTCTTTTTGCCGCTAGCGAGATTAGCGGTATCACGCCCGCGGCGATAGATATTTTGCATATCTATATAAAGATGAACGCTAGGGAGTCGCAGTAAATTTAGCGCTCCTTGACAAAGCAAAACGCTAGCCTAAATTTAAGCTTACCAAGGGGTAAAATTTGAGCGGCGTAGACGAAATTTAAACGCCCGCGGCGATTGCCAAAGCTCAAATTTAGCAAATCTCGTCGCGGCAAAATTTGTGAGAGATTACGACAAGGGCCGTTAATCGTTAAAGATTATGCTTTACATGCGGCGTTTATCTTGTCGTCCATCATGCTTGTTTTTGCGTTCGGCGTTATTTTTAATCGTTTTTGGCGAAATTATGCTCGTTTTAGGCATTGCCGCCTACCTGTTTTGCTCCTTAATAACTATAAATTCGCAGCCAAACACATCTTTGGACAAAAAATCATTTGAGGGGCGGGACGAGTTGTTGAATAAAGACCGTCTTTAAATCAAATTTAACCAATCATCGTCCGCTAAAAACGGCAAATTTGACGGCGCAAATTTAAAGCCGCTCGGCGTTAAATTTTGCGGCGCGGGTAAATCAAGAAGAATAAAACCGAATTTAAATTTAGCTGGCCCGCGAAGCGTCAAATTTAATCGTCAAAGCCAGGTTACTCCAGAATTTTACCCGCAAAAGCCTCAAAAAGGCAAAATAGTAAATGATTATTTAAAAAATAATTTAAATATCTAAACTATTTGCAGGAAAAATAAAATTTTAATTTTCATAAGAGTATAATGGCGAGTATTTTTTAAAAAACTGCTGAAAGGAAGGTAATGTCCGTAAAACAAGAAAGACGAGATTTTATCGGTTTGGCGTTCGGGGCGGTGGCCGCAGTCGGTGGCGCGGCGACCCTCGTAGCCGTCAAAAAGACCTGGGATCCGCTTCCTAGCGTTAAGGCGGCGGGATTTACGACCGTAGATCTCAGCCCGATGAAAGAGGGCGAGATGCGCCAAATAGAGTGGCGTAAAAAGCCGATATTTATCCTAAAAAAAGACGCTTCAATGGCGCCTAACGACAAGCGCGACGTCGTAGTAGACGGCGCCAGATATATGGTGGCGATCGGGCTTTGCACGCATCTTGGCTGCATCCCGGAGTGGAAACCGGGCAAGCAACTTTTCGTTTGCGCCTGTCACGGAGGCGAATTTAACGCAGACGGCGTAAATACCTTCGGCCCTCCTCCGCGCCCGCTAGACATACCGCCGTTTAAGATAGACGGCACGAAACTCGTTTTGGGCGAGACCAGCCCCGAATACGAAAAACTAACGGCTCAAGCGTAAGGAGGGGAAGATGCACATCAGAAAATCAACGGGCGTTTTAGACTGGCTGGATCAAAGGATCGCCCTAAACAAGCTAATGAAAGTCCTCGTCAGCGAATACTGGATACCGAAAAATATAAATTTCCTCTGGGCGATGGGCGTTATACTCACGACGCTTTTTGCGTTGCTTATTTTTACCGGATTTATGCTAGTTATGTACTATAAACCGGATATAAATTTAGCCTTTGACAGCGTAAATTTGACCATAATGAAAGAGGTCGAGTACGGCTGGCTATGGCGTCATATCCACGCGGTTGCGGCTTCGGTCGTATTTCTCATAATCTACATCCACACCTTTACGGCGATTTACTACGGCTCTTACAAAAAAGGCCGCGAGATGATTTGGGTCAGCGGCATGCTGCTTTTCATTTTGTTCTCCGCCGAGGCGTTTAGCGGATATATGCTACCTTGGGGGCAGATGAGCTACTGGGCTGCGATGGTTATTACGAATTTATTCGGCGGCATCCCGGTTATCGGCGATGCGGTAGTCGAGTGGATCAGGGGCGACTACGCCGTTAGCGATCCGACTTTGACGAGATTTTTCATGCTTCACGTCTGCTTGCTACCGATCGTGCTTATAGCAGTCGTCGCGATACACTTTTATACGCTTCGCGTTCCGCACGTAAATAACGAAACGGGCGAGGAGATAGACTTTGAAGTAGAAGCCGAAAAATACCTAAGCGGCGATACGAAAAACGCGAAAGTAATTCCGTTTTGGCCGGGCTTTTTGTCTAAAGACTTCATGTATATCGGCTTTTTCATGATTTTCTTTTTCTATCTCGTGTGCTTTCATTTCGACTTTGCGATGGATCCGATAAATTTCGAGCCTGGCAACCCGCTAAAAACGCCTCCGCACATCTACCCTGAGTGGTACTTCTTGTGGCAGTACGAGATTTTACGCGGATTTTTCTTCGATATTTTCGGATTTAAAGCCTACAATATCGGCCTTATCGCATTTGCGATCGCGGGCGTGGCGCTATTTTTCATGCCTCTTTACGACAGAAGCGACGTCGTGGCTCCGGCTCACGAGAGAAAGGGCTTTTTCGTATGGTTTTGGCTATTAATCGTCGATATGATTATCCTCACGATTTTTGGCAAATTGCCTGCCGACGGCGTAACGCTAGGCATTTCAAACGCTTGGATAGGCTTTTTCTCGACTATAGCGTTTTTTATCCTACTTTTCGTAGTCTTGCCTATCATAACGACGCTTGAGAAAAAAGGAGCGATGAAATGAAAGAACTAAAAATTTTTATAATCGTAGTCGCGCTTGCCGGCGTAGCGTACTGGGGCATAGAGCCCTACGCACATAGCGTCATGCATCCGCACGTAGCCGCAGCTGACTACGACCTGGGCACAGAGGACGTAGCTCAGGCTAAATCCGTAGTAGAAGCCAGGCAAAAAGCTCTCGAAGCCGCGCAAGCTCTAAACGACGAAAAGAAAATCGCCGGAGCGAAAAAAGATCTAGAAGAAGCAAAAAAATCTCTTGATGATTACACGGCGTTTTGGAAAGAAGTAAAAACTATAAATTTAGCCAAAGGAGACGCCGCTAAAGGCGCGGAAACTTTTGCTAACGCGGGCTGCACAGGCTGTCACGGCTTAGAGGCCGCAGGTATGCCAAACGCTCTAAGCGCCGCCGAGCTTAGCGAAGCTCACGGCGTCGTACCGCCCGATCTTAGTACTGCAGGAGCGATATACGACGAGCATTTCCTAGCAGCCCTTATAAAAGACCCGACCAAGGCGCTAAAGCTAACGCATAAATTTAACGACGAAAAGCCTTATCCGATGCCGGCCTTTTTCGGAGCGGGCGGAGAAGATCCAAATGCCGAGATCGCCGATATAGTCGCGTATCTAAAGTCTATCGCGCCTAAAGAAGTCAGCGACGAGCAGGTATTTCGCGACGCGTGCCAGAGATGCCACGACATGAAATACGAAAACAAATACGCGCTAAGCAACCGCGTAAATTTAGCCGCGTATATGGGCTCAAACCCGCCTGATTTATCGATGATGATTCGCTCAAAGGGCGATGAATATTTGCATAAATTTATAAACGATACGCAAAAGATGCTGCCAGGCACTGCGATGCCTCGCGTAGGACTAAGCAAGGCTAGCGAGGATCAAATCGTAGCCTACATGCAAAAGGCCGGTGACGCTAAAAAGGCCGAGCGCGAAAGTCTAGGCATAAATGCGATGATCTACTTCCTGATTTTTGGCATCTTCGGATGGCTTTGGAAACGTAAGGTTTGGTCTAAACTGCATTAAAATATGAGCCCGTTTTTCGGGCTCATTTTAAATTTACCGCTTCGCTTCCTTTTTTTAGTCTTTAAATTTGCCCCTTTTTAACTCGAAAATAGTTTTTAATCGCTTGCCGTCTAACTCAAAGCCGAATTTAGCCGCGCCGCTCGCCCAAATTTAAACGCTTTTTAGATTAGTCCGCTAAAATGCGTTAAATTTTAAAAGGAAAAAAGATGAACAGGGCAGAATTCCAAAAGCTAAATTCTAGTGAAAAGCAAGACGCGATGCTAAAAATATCCGCCGCATATCCGCAATTTAAATTTCTAAATTTAAGCAAATTTGCGTGCGGCGAGCATAGCTTTGAGACGGGCGTTTTTGATTTTGAGGGGAGCGAGTTCGTTTTTATCCCGGGGGACGAGCCCGAGCTTGGCTGGGATGATTTTGCCGTTTTAGGTGAAATTTCGTCAAAAGAGATTAAAGAACAATGCGACTTTTACCCCGAGGATCAAAGCCTGCGCGAATTCGTAGCAAAGCAAACCTCGCCGCTTCGCCGCGTCAAAATCCCCGCTATGCTAGCCGAAAGAAAACCCGCCGAGCTTAGCTGGTACGAGGTAGATTTAAGCGACGAAAGGCTTAAAATTTACGCAAACGAGATAGAGAATTTTTCGCGCGGTAAAGACAAAGATATTTCTGAAATGACGGTTTGGAGCGCGATAAAATTAGTCCGCGAAGACGGCAAAATTCGCGCGTTTTTGTTTGACGACGTCGAGCACGAGGAGCTTGAAGCAAATTTACACAAGGACGGCTTTAGCCTACCCAGCGAGGACGAGTGGGAATACCTAGCCGGATGCGGGGCGCGCACGCTTTGGCGTTTCGGCGACGAGCCTGATCCCGACAAGGTAGCGCTACCGCACGTTAATCAGCCCGAAAATCCGGAATTTTCGCTATTTGAGCCCAATTTATTCGGGCTATTCATCGCCTTTGATCCTTACACGGTCGAGCTTGTTAGCGCGCCGATATACTTTAAAGGCGGCGACGGCGGCAGCGCGTTTTGCGGCGGCGCATCGCTGTTTGAGTGCCTGCTGCCCGTTTCGCCTTTTTACACTATGAGCGAGGAGATGCGGAATGATTATTTGGAGTTTTTGGACGACGGCGATATCGATAACGCGATTTACAGGCGTATTTTTAGACTTTAAAAAGGCGCTTTAGCCGCTAAATTTAGCGCCGATTAAAGATATCTCGCCGCGCGTTTTAGCTAAAATTTAGTCGCTACGCAAAGGCTTAAGTTAGCCTAGGTACCGAGATCTTGCGAAATATAAATTTAACCGCTTTGCAAAACGCTTTTACGCCGATTTACGACAACCGCGGGATAAAATAGGCGCAAAGCGATAAATTTGCCGCAAAAAGCCGAGCTTGCTTTCGTTTTTCGTTGATTAAATTCTCGTAGATTTATCCTTAGATGCTAAAATCAGCCACCGTTTTTCATAAAATTTACCGAAAAGGAAAATTATGGTTAAATCTAAAATTTTTGCCGCTCTTGCGGCGCTTTGCTTTGGCTTAAATTTAAGCGCTGGCGAGCTGGAGGGCAGGTGGAGCATCGTCTCGGCAAACATAGACGGGCAGGAGGTGCAAACGGCGGGGCAGAAGTGCTTTGAAGATTCGTTTTTCGAGGTTAGCGGCCGCGAGGCAAAGCTAGGCCTTAGCTCCGTAGGCGAAGACGGCGCGTGCAAAAGCGGCGCGGCAAGCTACGCCTTTAAAAGCATAGGCGCGGACAAATACGCGCTAGGCCCTATCGGCGAGTTTTGGCTAGAAAAAGACGCGCTAAAAGTAAAACAGTCCTTAGACGGCGGCAAATTTATCGTTTTTTCTTTCAAAAAAGACGCGGCCGCAAACAAAGCTGCGGTAACGGTAGCCGGCTCAAATTTGAGCGCGGACGAGCTAGAGGGCAGATGGGAGATCGACTCTGTCACGGCACAGGGGCAGACGTTTAAAACGGCGGGCCAAAAGTGCTTTGAGGATTCGTTTTTCCAGATAGCAGGCGGCAAAGCAACGGTCAGCATCGCGGCGGCAAATCCGGACGGCACGTGCAAAACAGGTGCGGGAGAAAGCGGCTACAAAAGCCTTGGCAGTGGCAGATACGCGCTAGATAACGACGCGGGCGAATTTAGGCTAAAAAACGGCTCGCTCGAATACGAACAAAGCGCGGGCGGCGTCTTGTTTACCTTTAAAAAAAGCCGCGCAGCGCAGGCTAGCTCAAATCAGGCGCAAGCCAAATCAAGCTCAAATTTAGAGCCCCAAAAAGACCCTAGCGTCAAGCATAGCGACGCAAAAGCTACCAAAAAAGGCACGGGCGTGTTTGCGGGCAAGTGGTTTTTCATAAACACGAATACCGACATATCCTTTTATCTGCGCGACGACGGCACTTACGCGAGCCGTTTAGAAAAGCCCGACTGGCGCACGCGCATCGACGGCACGTATAAAAAAGACGGCAAAAAAATCGTACGAACCGCCAACGACGGCGAGCAAAGCACATATAGCTGCGAGGACGCGGACTGCACGTTTTTGTGGAGCGACGGCGGATACCATCTCTTTAACGCTCAAATCTTAAATGAGGTGCCAAAGGGCAGCTACTCGTTTACCGCCGTTGGCTCCATGTCCATCTATAACGCCTCTGGCGGCACGGACGTTGTTGGCGGAGGCGTGAGCGGGTATTATGATTTTGACGGCAAAGGACGATTTAAGGATGGCAGCTCGTCGTATTCGTCCGCCTCTACGAGCGCTGCGGGCGGTGGTGGAACAAGATCTAGCAGTAGCGCGGGCTCATATACGCTAGATGCGGGCGAGCTCACGCTCAGATACGACGACGGACGGACGCAGCGTCATAGCTTTTTTTACATCCCGCCCACTAGCGAAGGCAAGGCGGGCGGAGCGGTCGTAGACGGCGCGATATATTTTTTAGACGAATAGCAAACCATCGGCGTAAAACCCGAGCAAATTTGCCGCATTCGGTAAATTTGCGGACGGGTTCACGCAAACCAATCCTAAATTTATGAAAGGAAAAACATGGCTAAATTTAATTTTTTCGCAATCCTCGCGGCGCTTTGCCTCGGATTAAATTTAAGCGCTAGCGAAATAGAGGGCAGATGGAGCATCGTTTCGGTCACGGCACAGGGACAGACGTTTAAAACGGCAGGCCAAAAGTGCCTCGAAGACTCTTTTATCGAGGCTAGCGGCGATAGCGCGCGCCTAAGCCTAAGCAGCGCGGGCGGCAGCTCATGCGAAAAAGCCGAACACGACTTTGCCCTAAAAAGCCTAGGCGGCGGCAGATACTCGCTTGGCGGCGCAGAGCTACGGCTAAATAACGGCTCGCTCGAATACAAACAAGGCACGGACAGCGGCGAAATCGTATTTACCTTTAAAAAAGACGAGGTAAATTTAGCCGGCATCGTAAA
This genomic window from uncultured Campylobacter sp. contains:
- a CDS encoding NADH-quinone oxidoreductase subunit H yields the protein MEILQTILLMIFQVVVIVLVAPLFDGMARKLRAKLQSKQGSDFFQTYRDIIKLFRRGRTVPACSHWVFRQAPFFLFATSAAILAAIPITYSKSTIFGAYSDIFVILYLGALLRFVFGAASMDSGNPFAATGGGREQMLAVYVEPVMIMCLIVVMLAAGTSNLVEIQSMVKSGQIGYQIPSFAVASIAFLWCIYVETGRKPFDLAEAEQELQEGLLGEYAGSDLGLVQASLILKQFAMIGLFLSIFEPWNFSNPFLAVIIFVLKTGVFYVAAVFIDNFGPRFQMTSSLRKNALAALAISFAALTLYVVGV
- a CDS encoding proton-conducting transporter membrane subunit, which produces MVGVYLLFLVSAAVSILLYGAQKSAVKIGFGLSAISCFYALCYFVAHMGTIQGFALGGDFLYTPKFELTPLGNFFSFVVVFIGFASSVYGMSYAEEYIKKASVGVFACLFNLFILSMLLVISANNVFCFIVLWELMTLISSFLILVNDGKGTLKAVMVYLGIAQVGAFCITCGLLIMAHYAGSAEFSKFAHLNMPTAASVVVFILFLVGFGSKAGMWPFHVWLPMAHPAAPSNVSALMSGVMIKVALFTLVKFTLFLPLSIYFGLTVLILGAASSLFGVLYALCQHDYKALLAYHSVENIGIILLGLGTGLYGLAAGNMTLAAIGFLAGCYHVVNHAIFKGLLFLCAGSVLHATHTRDMDVLGGLAKKMPWTSVGMFIGIMGIAALPPVNGFVSEWFTYQGMLQGALEQGIFTRYAFTLSVVALALTGVLVGMHLKLYAVIFAGTPRDQKIWENAKESPIFMVLGMIVLMIGCIGFGIGANVVVGYIQTAVNSIGGAGGYVASHGINLTSNLGSVVSTPLIAIILCSTMVLPFAILAVMKANREKPRETDPWACGFKYSSRMQMTGGPFTGDLRRIMNWLFKGERKVVTKGYFNPVEYHNHPKDIWWGLFYEPVIKFTEKVADKIGIMQSGYTNVYALYILIYLCAILAVSYFLI
- a CDS encoding 4Fe-4S dicluster domain-containing protein, coding for MKRHKFVIADYKRCIGCATCMAACFRSAYERGKLSKARLTVLRQAKGVMPTQCRQCDDGPCANVCPTGALRFDDNYIELHEEICIGCKLCTIACPYGAISSSAELMPSVNYAVEPKYYLEIESQAGAKNTAIKCDMCFGRENGPACVEVCPTSAIIMVDPLHSHHKLGNKIEQEAAQAFVDKILRGSGNLKEPHVLADIGAQDVDGEGDVIVIKELDKTPSEQAREQAASNSRAMNDENSGAKGGARW
- the mnmG gene encoding tRNA uridine-5-carboxymethylaminomethyl(34) synthesis enzyme MnmG; translation: MQEYDIIVVGGGHAGIEAALAPARMGKKTLLITILAEQIGATSCNPAVGGLAKGHLVKELDALGGQMGLTTDAVGIQFRVLNESKGPAVRGSRAQIDMDRYRVYMRNLLLNTPNLDVTQEIATQILTQNGQISGVKTHLGNEYKTSKLIITTGTFLNGLIHVGFNKLQAGRVGEFSSVNLSQSLRDHGFTLGRLKTGTCPRVDAKSIDFSALEVQDGDANPVPFSFRTQDFAPTQLPCYIAYTNETTHEIIRSNFDKAPLFTGQIEGVGPRYCPSIEDKINRFGDRDRHHLFIEPQTASATEYYINGFSTSLPYDVQVAMLRSVKGFENARIVRHGYAIEYDYAPPTQLKHSLETKLVGGLYFAGQINGTTGYEEAAAQGLMAGINAALALEGKEPLVLRRDEAYIGVLIDDLVTKGTKEPYRMFTSRAEYRLLLREDNAVLRLSGYGRQLGLIDAKTYERVEKIRQNLARGLAYLNETVITPSKQNLALLESLGEDIISQNVSLQKIVARKSFTREKLQNLDEIFAGMDEASLEQILVEAKYQHYIAEQKNQIERMKDMLQVRIPEGFSFRGISGLSNEVVEKLETFNPPTLFAASEISGITPAAIDILHIYIKMNARESQ
- a CDS encoding Rieske 2Fe-2S domain-containing protein, which translates into the protein MSVKQERRDFIGLAFGAVAAVGGAATLVAVKKTWDPLPSVKAAGFTTVDLSPMKEGEMRQIEWRKKPIFILKKDASMAPNDKRDVVVDGARYMVAIGLCTHLGCIPEWKPGKQLFVCACHGGEFNADGVNTFGPPPRPLDIPPFKIDGTKLVLGETSPEYEKLTAQA
- a CDS encoding cytochrome bc complex cytochrome b subunit; its protein translation is MHIRKSTGVLDWLDQRIALNKLMKVLVSEYWIPKNINFLWAMGVILTTLFALLIFTGFMLVMYYKPDINLAFDSVNLTIMKEVEYGWLWRHIHAVAASVVFLIIYIHTFTAIYYGSYKKGREMIWVSGMLLFILFSAEAFSGYMLPWGQMSYWAAMVITNLFGGIPVIGDAVVEWIRGDYAVSDPTLTRFFMLHVCLLPIVLIAVVAIHFYTLRVPHVNNETGEEIDFEVEAEKYLSGDTKNAKVIPFWPGFLSKDFMYIGFFMIFFFYLVCFHFDFAMDPINFEPGNPLKTPPHIYPEWYFLWQYEILRGFFFDIFGFKAYNIGLIAFAIAGVALFFMPLYDRSDVVAPAHERKGFFVWFWLLIVDMIILTIFGKLPADGVTLGISNAWIGFFSTIAFFILLFVVLPIITTLEKKGAMK